A region of Notolabrus celidotus isolate fNotCel1 chromosome 4, fNotCel1.pri, whole genome shotgun sequence DNA encodes the following proteins:
- the sdhaf4 gene encoding succinate dehydrogenase assembly factor 4, mitochondrial encodes MMTLTSLKCDKHNSCLCASTSRRVVFNGRALQCVLSGCSRSASSTAKDKEPLKKAKTPQGRFDNPEEKQKDVLEKYPDDVNPATKEKGGPRGPEPTRYGDWERKGRCVDF; translated from the exons ATGATGACATTGACGTCATTAAAGTGCGACAAACATAACAGTTGT ctttgTGCTTCAACCAGCAGACGTGTTGTGTTCAATGGCCGagctctgcagtgtgtgttgtcag GGTGTTCCCGGTCAGCCAGCAGCACAGCAAAGGACAAGGAGCCGCTGAAGAAAGCCAAAACCCCGCAGGGTCGGTTTGACAACCCAGAGGAGAAGCAGAAAGACGTCCTGGAGA AGTACCCTGATGATGTGAACCCCGCCACCAAGGAGAAGGGCGGTCCCCGGGGCCCGGAGCCAACCCGCTACGGAGACTGGGAGAGGAAGGGCCGCTGTGTTGACTTCTAG
- the cep68 gene encoding centrosomal protein of 68 kDa isoform X3: protein MEAEGCSQQWKMHLPEFKHSRPSSSLTTHDQRGVSNKSVTMAPTSRYLTDRQYLTRKPLFTSEQHTSILKKSPPQRLREETQFGVSKEEDKKHSTSDFLSRDRGDVSPESFRLSHADTSPRSDSREDLDSPMGVSELRSRLFHEEPSFRSSLSGSRSTQRTFTSSILEVQRLNPPLRPRLTSTVLHPTYTPLSGKSRGDQTQLRMGRGESRVCGETKPCSSGGHLKGRTVSPHQANYWACAIPKSLPPSPDRHSAGWDPNREYQALLDYTYPLRPGQVVGEWGTSECQGDSLLQTDPNLQDSGIDLDHLCSSSSLRGSGTLGEDQRSPDLQGSTRSLDGLPSGTRLSLTDPVGLALGSPDCGQNPGGNNLYKKKGQHHQHHALSSSSSSFFSSDAFRRSTSVLPRSRCVCGDLDEEFWPLPEQLEELQQLSQQVRDVTAQLSRPVTSSWESLGPGTTSVLSSIALPERQEAEDKELEGNNQDVDEGQDEMGRGERSAAQTAANHSVPEAVRRRAGAYIEPAGGGLSRSSLREVEALVEQLSGLTVSGSQEDQRQRDSLMQHIKVFCSHLEQLIQQLYAMSERMELLAAPSMDIDSVKSSLAEYQSVQREVSSHQPLVSCVLQTGHRLLSCMNATSPLLRDALLMIERQSGALENHTEHFFASILSAMDSLTQPSPVHQSREEDQCSGGVQGSTE, encoded by the exons ATGGAAGCAGAGGGATGCAGCCAGCAGTGGAAGATGCATCTCCCAGAGTTCAAACACAGCAGGCCATCCTCGAGTCTGACCACACATGACCAGAGAGGAGTGTCTAACAAAAGTGTAACTATGGCCCCGACCTCCAGGTATCTGACGGACAGACAGTATCTGACGAGGAAGCCTCTGTTTACTTCAGAGCAACACACGTCCATCTTAAAGAAGAGTCCTCCACAGCGGctcagagaggag ACACAGTTTGGTGTGAGCAAAGAGGAAGACAAGAAACACAGCACCTCTGACTTCTtgagcagagacagaggggaCGTGTCTCCAGAGAGCTTCAGACTGTCTCACGCCGACACCTCACCTCGCTCAGACTCTAGAGAAGACCTGGACTCACCCATGGGGGTCTCAGAGCTCAGGTCCAGGCTGTTCCATGAGGAACCCAGCTTTCGTTCGTCTCTCTCTGGCAGCAGATCAACTCAGCGCACCTTCACCAGCTCCATCCTGGAGGTCCAAAGACTGAACCCACCTCTGAGACCACGTCTGACCTCCACAGTTCTGCATCCTACCTACACCCCTCTCTCAGGGAAATCCAGAGGAGACCAGACTCAGCTCAGGATGGGGCGGGGGGAAAGTAGAGTTTGTGGAGAGACCAAACCGTGCTCTTCTGGAGGACATTTAAAAGGACGGACTGTGTCCCCCCATCAGGCCAACTACTGGGCCTGTGCCATCCCCAAGTCTTTGCCACCCTCTCCAGATAGACACTCAGCAGGCTGGGATCCAAACAGGGAGTACCAGGCCCTGCTGGACTACACATACCCTCTGAGACCAGGACAGGTGGTCGGTGAATGGGGTACCTCCGAGTGTCAGGGAGACTCTCTCCTCCAAACAGACCCAAACCTGCAGGACTCAGGGATCGATCTGGACCACCTTTGTAGCTCCTCCAGCCTGAGAGGATCAGGTACTCTTGGTGAGGATCAAAGGTCACCTGACCTGCAGGGGTCCACCAGATCCTTAGATGGCCTGCCTTCAGGTACCCGCCTCTCCCTCACAGACCCTGTGGGTTTGGCCTTGGGTAGTCCAGACTGTGGTCAGAACCCAGGAGGAAATAATCTGTACAAGAAGAAAGGACAGCATCATCAGCACCacgccctctcctcctcctcctcctccttcttctcctccgaTGCTTTCAGACGCTCCACCAGCGTTCTCCCTCGGTCCAGGTGTGTCTGTGGGGATCTGGACGAGGAGTTCTGGCCTCTCCCGGAGcagctggaggaactgcagcagcTGTCCCAACAG GTGAGGGATGTGACAGCCCAGCTGAGCCGGCCTGTCACATCCAGCTGGGAGTCTCTGGGGCCGGGCACCACCTCCGTCCTGTCCTCCATCGCCCTGCCTGAGAGGCAGGAGGCCGAAGACAAGGAGCTGGAGGGCAACAACCAGGATGTGGATGAAGGACAGGATGAGATGGGCAGAGGGGAGAGGAGTGCTGCTCAGACAG cagccaatcacagcgtCCCTGAAGCAGTGAGGAGGAGGGCTGGAGCCTATATAGAGCCTGCTGGAGGGGGGCTGAGTCGGTCCAGTCTCAGGGAGGTGGAGGCTTTGGTGGAGCAGCTTTCTGGACTCACCGTGTCTGGCAGCCAGGAGGACCAGAGGCAGAGGGACTCCCTAATGCAGCACATCAAG GTCTTCTGCTCACACCTGGAGCAGCTCATCCAGCAGCTGTATGCCATGTCAGAGAGGATGGAGCTGCTTGCAGCGCCCTCTATGGACATCGACAGTGTGAAGTCGTCTCTGGCTGAGTACCAG AGTGTCCAGAGAGAAGTGAGCAGCCATCAGCCCCTGGTATCCTGTGTTCTGCAAACTGGACACCGTCTCCTCAGCTGCATGAACGCCACATCTCCAC TCCTGAGAGACGCCCTGCTGATGATCGAGAGGCAGTCTGGAGCTCTGGAGAACCACACTGAACACTTCTTCGCCTCCATCCTGTCAGCCATGGACAGCCTGACCCAGCCCAGTCCAGTccatcagagcagagaggaggaccaGTGTTCTGGGGGGGTCCAGGGATCCACTGAGTAA
- the cep68 gene encoding centrosomal protein of 68 kDa isoform X1, with amino-acid sequence MEAEGCSQQWKMHLPEFKHSRPSSSLTTHDQRGVSNKSVTMAPTSRYLTDRQYLTRKPLFTSEQHTSILKKSPPQRLREETQFGVSKEEDKKHSTSDFLSRDRGDVSPESFRLSHADTSPRSDSREDLDSPMGVSELRSRLFHEEPSFRSSLSGSRSTQRTFTSSILEVQRLNPPLRPRLTSTVLHPTYTPLSGKSRGDQTQLRMGRGESRVCGETKPCSSGGHLKGRTVSPHQANYWACAIPKSLPPSPDRHSAGWDPNREYQALLDYTYPLRPGQVVGEWGTSECQGDSLLQTDPNLQDSGIDLDHLCSSSSLRGSGTLGEDQRSPDLQGSTRSLDGLPSGTRLSLTDPVGLALGSPDCGQNPGGNNLYKKKGQHHQHHALSSSSSSFFSSDAFRRSTSVLPRSRCVCGDLDEEFWPLPEQLEELQQLSQQVRDVTAQLSRPVTSSWESLGPGTTSVLSSIALPERQEAEDKELEGNNQDVDEGQDEMGRGERSAAQTANHSVPEAVRRRAGAYIEPAGGGLSRSSLREVEALVEQLSGLTVSGSQEDQRQRDSLMQHIKVFCSHLEQLIQQLYAMSERMELLAAPSMDIDSVKSSLAEYQSVQREVSSHQPLVSCVLQTGHRLLSCMNATSPLLRDALLMIERQSGALENHTEHFFASILSAMDSLTQPSPVHQSREEDQCSGGVQGSTE; translated from the exons ATGGAAGCAGAGGGATGCAGCCAGCAGTGGAAGATGCATCTCCCAGAGTTCAAACACAGCAGGCCATCCTCGAGTCTGACCACACATGACCAGAGAGGAGTGTCTAACAAAAGTGTAACTATGGCCCCGACCTCCAGGTATCTGACGGACAGACAGTATCTGACGAGGAAGCCTCTGTTTACTTCAGAGCAACACACGTCCATCTTAAAGAAGAGTCCTCCACAGCGGctcagagaggag ACACAGTTTGGTGTGAGCAAAGAGGAAGACAAGAAACACAGCACCTCTGACTTCTtgagcagagacagaggggaCGTGTCTCCAGAGAGCTTCAGACTGTCTCACGCCGACACCTCACCTCGCTCAGACTCTAGAGAAGACCTGGACTCACCCATGGGGGTCTCAGAGCTCAGGTCCAGGCTGTTCCATGAGGAACCCAGCTTTCGTTCGTCTCTCTCTGGCAGCAGATCAACTCAGCGCACCTTCACCAGCTCCATCCTGGAGGTCCAAAGACTGAACCCACCTCTGAGACCACGTCTGACCTCCACAGTTCTGCATCCTACCTACACCCCTCTCTCAGGGAAATCCAGAGGAGACCAGACTCAGCTCAGGATGGGGCGGGGGGAAAGTAGAGTTTGTGGAGAGACCAAACCGTGCTCTTCTGGAGGACATTTAAAAGGACGGACTGTGTCCCCCCATCAGGCCAACTACTGGGCCTGTGCCATCCCCAAGTCTTTGCCACCCTCTCCAGATAGACACTCAGCAGGCTGGGATCCAAACAGGGAGTACCAGGCCCTGCTGGACTACACATACCCTCTGAGACCAGGACAGGTGGTCGGTGAATGGGGTACCTCCGAGTGTCAGGGAGACTCTCTCCTCCAAACAGACCCAAACCTGCAGGACTCAGGGATCGATCTGGACCACCTTTGTAGCTCCTCCAGCCTGAGAGGATCAGGTACTCTTGGTGAGGATCAAAGGTCACCTGACCTGCAGGGGTCCACCAGATCCTTAGATGGCCTGCCTTCAGGTACCCGCCTCTCCCTCACAGACCCTGTGGGTTTGGCCTTGGGTAGTCCAGACTGTGGTCAGAACCCAGGAGGAAATAATCTGTACAAGAAGAAAGGACAGCATCATCAGCACCacgccctctcctcctcctcctcctccttcttctcctccgaTGCTTTCAGACGCTCCACCAGCGTTCTCCCTCGGTCCAGGTGTGTCTGTGGGGATCTGGACGAGGAGTTCTGGCCTCTCCCGGAGcagctggaggaactgcagcagcTGTCCCAACAG GTGAGGGATGTGACAGCCCAGCTGAGCCGGCCTGTCACATCCAGCTGGGAGTCTCTGGGGCCGGGCACCACCTCCGTCCTGTCCTCCATCGCCCTGCCTGAGAGGCAGGAGGCCGAAGACAAGGAGCTGGAGGGCAACAACCAGGATGTGGATGAAGGACAGGATGAGATGGGCAGAGGGGAGAGGAGTGCTGCTCAGACAG ccaatcacagcgtCCCTGAAGCAGTGAGGAGGAGGGCTGGAGCCTATATAGAGCCTGCTGGAGGGGGGCTGAGTCGGTCCAGTCTCAGGGAGGTGGAGGCTTTGGTGGAGCAGCTTTCTGGACTCACCGTGTCTGGCAGCCAGGAGGACCAGAGGCAGAGGGACTCCCTAATGCAGCACATCAAG GTCTTCTGCTCACACCTGGAGCAGCTCATCCAGCAGCTGTATGCCATGTCAGAGAGGATGGAGCTGCTTGCAGCGCCCTCTATGGACATCGACAGTGTGAAGTCGTCTCTGGCTGAGTACCAG AGTGTCCAGAGAGAAGTGAGCAGCCATCAGCCCCTGGTATCCTGTGTTCTGCAAACTGGACACCGTCTCCTCAGCTGCATGAACGCCACATCTCCAC TCCTGAGAGACGCCCTGCTGATGATCGAGAGGCAGTCTGGAGCTCTGGAGAACCACACTGAACACTTCTTCGCCTCCATCCTGTCAGCCATGGACAGCCTGACCCAGCCCAGTCCAGTccatcagagcagagaggaggaccaGTGTTCTGGGGGGGTCCAGGGATCCACTGAGTAA
- the cep68 gene encoding centrosomal protein of 68 kDa isoform X2, with product MEAEGCSQQWKMHLPEFKHSRPSSSLTTHDQRGVSNKSVTMAPTSRYLTDRQYLTRKPLFTSEQHTSILKKSPPQRLREEFGVSKEEDKKHSTSDFLSRDRGDVSPESFRLSHADTSPRSDSREDLDSPMGVSELRSRLFHEEPSFRSSLSGSRSTQRTFTSSILEVQRLNPPLRPRLTSTVLHPTYTPLSGKSRGDQTQLRMGRGESRVCGETKPCSSGGHLKGRTVSPHQANYWACAIPKSLPPSPDRHSAGWDPNREYQALLDYTYPLRPGQVVGEWGTSECQGDSLLQTDPNLQDSGIDLDHLCSSSSLRGSGTLGEDQRSPDLQGSTRSLDGLPSGTRLSLTDPVGLALGSPDCGQNPGGNNLYKKKGQHHQHHALSSSSSSFFSSDAFRRSTSVLPRSRCVCGDLDEEFWPLPEQLEELQQLSQQVRDVTAQLSRPVTSSWESLGPGTTSVLSSIALPERQEAEDKELEGNNQDVDEGQDEMGRGERSAAQTAANHSVPEAVRRRAGAYIEPAGGGLSRSSLREVEALVEQLSGLTVSGSQEDQRQRDSLMQHIKVFCSHLEQLIQQLYAMSERMELLAAPSMDIDSVKSSLAEYQSVQREVSSHQPLVSCVLQTGHRLLSCMNATSPLLRDALLMIERQSGALENHTEHFFASILSAMDSLTQPSPVHQSREEDQCSGGVQGSTE from the exons ATGGAAGCAGAGGGATGCAGCCAGCAGTGGAAGATGCATCTCCCAGAGTTCAAACACAGCAGGCCATCCTCGAGTCTGACCACACATGACCAGAGAGGAGTGTCTAACAAAAGTGTAACTATGGCCCCGACCTCCAGGTATCTGACGGACAGACAGTATCTGACGAGGAAGCCTCTGTTTACTTCAGAGCAACACACGTCCATCTTAAAGAAGAGTCCTCCACAGCGGctcagagaggag TTTGGTGTGAGCAAAGAGGAAGACAAGAAACACAGCACCTCTGACTTCTtgagcagagacagaggggaCGTGTCTCCAGAGAGCTTCAGACTGTCTCACGCCGACACCTCACCTCGCTCAGACTCTAGAGAAGACCTGGACTCACCCATGGGGGTCTCAGAGCTCAGGTCCAGGCTGTTCCATGAGGAACCCAGCTTTCGTTCGTCTCTCTCTGGCAGCAGATCAACTCAGCGCACCTTCACCAGCTCCATCCTGGAGGTCCAAAGACTGAACCCACCTCTGAGACCACGTCTGACCTCCACAGTTCTGCATCCTACCTACACCCCTCTCTCAGGGAAATCCAGAGGAGACCAGACTCAGCTCAGGATGGGGCGGGGGGAAAGTAGAGTTTGTGGAGAGACCAAACCGTGCTCTTCTGGAGGACATTTAAAAGGACGGACTGTGTCCCCCCATCAGGCCAACTACTGGGCCTGTGCCATCCCCAAGTCTTTGCCACCCTCTCCAGATAGACACTCAGCAGGCTGGGATCCAAACAGGGAGTACCAGGCCCTGCTGGACTACACATACCCTCTGAGACCAGGACAGGTGGTCGGTGAATGGGGTACCTCCGAGTGTCAGGGAGACTCTCTCCTCCAAACAGACCCAAACCTGCAGGACTCAGGGATCGATCTGGACCACCTTTGTAGCTCCTCCAGCCTGAGAGGATCAGGTACTCTTGGTGAGGATCAAAGGTCACCTGACCTGCAGGGGTCCACCAGATCCTTAGATGGCCTGCCTTCAGGTACCCGCCTCTCCCTCACAGACCCTGTGGGTTTGGCCTTGGGTAGTCCAGACTGTGGTCAGAACCCAGGAGGAAATAATCTGTACAAGAAGAAAGGACAGCATCATCAGCACCacgccctctcctcctcctcctcctccttcttctcctccgaTGCTTTCAGACGCTCCACCAGCGTTCTCCCTCGGTCCAGGTGTGTCTGTGGGGATCTGGACGAGGAGTTCTGGCCTCTCCCGGAGcagctggaggaactgcagcagcTGTCCCAACAG GTGAGGGATGTGACAGCCCAGCTGAGCCGGCCTGTCACATCCAGCTGGGAGTCTCTGGGGCCGGGCACCACCTCCGTCCTGTCCTCCATCGCCCTGCCTGAGAGGCAGGAGGCCGAAGACAAGGAGCTGGAGGGCAACAACCAGGATGTGGATGAAGGACAGGATGAGATGGGCAGAGGGGAGAGGAGTGCTGCTCAGACAG cagccaatcacagcgtCCCTGAAGCAGTGAGGAGGAGGGCTGGAGCCTATATAGAGCCTGCTGGAGGGGGGCTGAGTCGGTCCAGTCTCAGGGAGGTGGAGGCTTTGGTGGAGCAGCTTTCTGGACTCACCGTGTCTGGCAGCCAGGAGGACCAGAGGCAGAGGGACTCCCTAATGCAGCACATCAAG GTCTTCTGCTCACACCTGGAGCAGCTCATCCAGCAGCTGTATGCCATGTCAGAGAGGATGGAGCTGCTTGCAGCGCCCTCTATGGACATCGACAGTGTGAAGTCGTCTCTGGCTGAGTACCAG AGTGTCCAGAGAGAAGTGAGCAGCCATCAGCCCCTGGTATCCTGTGTTCTGCAAACTGGACACCGTCTCCTCAGCTGCATGAACGCCACATCTCCAC TCCTGAGAGACGCCCTGCTGATGATCGAGAGGCAGTCTGGAGCTCTGGAGAACCACACTGAACACTTCTTCGCCTCCATCCTGTCAGCCATGGACAGCCTGACCCAGCCCAGTCCAGTccatcagagcagagaggaggaccaGTGTTCTGGGGGGGTCCAGGGATCCACTGAGTAA